In a genomic window of Muntiacus reevesi chromosome 1, mMunRee1.1, whole genome shotgun sequence:
- the LTBR gene encoding tumor necrosis factor receptor superfamily member 3, with translation MRLPWATSHRGLAWGLLILGVWGLLAASQPQLVRGAPMQGLPYHTENQSCGDQEKEYYESKHRLCCSRCPPGTYVSTECSRHQNTICATCPENSYNEHWNHLSFCQLCRPCDKMLGFVEIMPCTSDRKTQCHCQPGMYCVFWNSECEHCEPLSNCPPGTEAELKDEVTEADTNCVPCRAGHFQNTSSPTARCQPHTRCEDQGLVEEAPGTAQSDTSCRNPQEPPDMPGTMLMLAIVLPLVLFLLLTTVFVYTWKSHPSLCRKLGSLLKRHPEGEESNPADGNWEPPRFNTHVPDLVKPLLPTPGDLTLASAGVPANPNLEEEVLQQQSPLSQARDLDVEPPEQGQVAHGTNGIHVTGGSMTVTGNIYIYNGPVLGGARGPGDPPAPPEPPYPIPEEGAPRPPGFSMPYQEDGKAWHLAETETLGCYAL, from the exons ATGCGCCTGCCGTGGGCCACCTCCCACCGCGGCCTGGCCTGGGGGCTACTCATCCTGGGCGTCTGGGGTCTCCTGGCCGCATCCCAGCCCCAGCTGGTGAGGGGGGCGCCCATGCAG GGGCTCCCATACCACACGGAGAACCAAAGCTGCGGAGACCAGGAAAAGGAATACTACGAGTCCAAGCATCGCCTCTGCTGCTCCCGCTGCCCCCCAG GCACATACGTCTCCACCGAATGTAGCCGCCACCAGAACACCATCTGTGCCACGTGCCCCGAGAATTCGTACAACGAGCACTGGAATCATCTCTCCTTCTGCCAGCTGTGCCGCCCCTGTGACAAGA TGCTGGGCTTCGTGGAGATCATGCCTTGCACTAGCGACCGCAAGACCCAGTGCCACTGCCAGCCGGGGATGTACTGCGTCTTTTGGAACTCTGAGTGTGAGCACTGCGAGCCACTCTCCAACTGCCCGCCTGGCACCGAAGCCGAGCTCAAAG ATGAAGTCACGGAGGCTGACACCAACTGTGTCCCCTGTAGAGCTGGACACTTCCAGAACACCTCCTCTCCCACCGCCCGCTGCCAGCCCCACACAAG GTGTGAGGACCAGGGCCTCGTGGAGGAAGCCCCGGGCACCGCCCAGTCTGACACCAGCTGCAGAAATCCACAAGAGCCCCCCGACATGCCAG GAACGATGCTAATGCTGGCCATCGTGCTGcctctggtcttgtttctgctccTCACCACCGTCTTCGTCTACACCTGGAAGAGCCACCCCTCTCTCTGCAGAAAGCTGG GATCCCTGCTCAAGAGGCACCCAGAG GGAGAGGAATCAAATCCTGCTGATGGAAACTGGGAGCCCCCAAGGTTCAACACACATGTTCCTGACCTGGTAAAGCCACTTCTGCCCACCCCTGGAGACTTGACCCTGGCCTCGGCCGGCGTCCCAGCGAACCCGAATTTGGAGGAAGAGGTGCTCCAACAGCAGAGTCCCCTGAGCCAGGCCAGGGACCTGGATGTTGAGCCCCCAGAACAAGGCCAGGTGGCCCACG GCACCAACGGCATTCATGTCACCGGCGGCTCTATGACGGTCACCGGCAACATCTACATCTACAACGGGCCGGTCCTGGGGGGAGCCCGGGGCCCCGGAGACCCCCCCGCTCCCCCAGAGCCTCCATACCCCATCCCCGAAGAGGGTGCCCCCCGCCCTCCCGGGTTCTCCATGCCCTACCAGGAGGATGGCAAGGCTTGGCACCTGGCTGAGACAGAGACACTGGGGTGCTATGCCCTCTGA